Genomic segment of Pseudomonas sp. CCI4.2:
GTCACCCCACTCCCATCTCGCCCATCCTCAACAATAAAACATCGCCCCTTACAATATTTCCGCCGATGAAACGTCTTCAATGTCATGGACCCCTCGCACAGCCAGAACCTGATGACCGATCGAAACAGCGACATCACCGCGACTGTCTTGCGCGAACGCACCAAGCTGGGGAATTTCATCCGGCGGCGGGTGCGCGACGCCACTGAAGCCGAGGACATTTTGCAGGACGTGTTTTATGAGTTCGTCCAAGCCTATCGCCTTCCGGCAACGATTGAGCAGGCCAGTGCATGGCTTTTCCGGGTGGCGCGAAATCGGATTATTGATCGGTTTCGCAAGAAGAAAGAACTGCCCATCAGTGGGATGAACGAAGACCTCGATGGCGACGATGAGGCGTATCGACTGGACCTCGCGCTGCCGTCGATGGACGCCGGGCCGGACGCTGTATTCGCCCGCTCGGTTGTACTTAACGCCTTGCAAGATGCGTTGGACGAACTTCCAGAGAATCAGCGCGATGTGTTTATCGCCCACGAAATCGCGGGTATCAGTTTCAAGGAAATCGCGGCGCAAAGCGGCGTTGCGGTGAACACTTTATTGGCACGAAAGCGCTATGCCGTCCTGCATTTGCGCAGTCGGCTGCAAACGGTTTATGACGAACTTGACTCGTAACGGAGAGCACACATGAAATATCGACTGAGAATTGCGGCACGGGTGCTGTTGGGGATCGTGGCGGTGGCCATGCTGGGCTGGGTGGTCATGGCGCTGTGGAACTGGGTGATTCCAGAGTTATTCACAGGTGGGCGAGTGATCGACTATGGGCATGCGTTAGGGTTGCTGTTGCTCAGCCGGATCTTGTTTGGCGGATTCCGTGGGCGCGGTGGCTGGCACGGTCGTCGGGACTGGCGCAAATGGGAAGCGATGACGGCCGAAGAACGCGAGCAGTTCAAACAGACTATGTTCTCCGGGCGACACAAGCGCTCCGAGGGTTAATCGCGGCAGATCATTAAGTGCCAGCAACAAAGCCGGGAGCGCTCCCGGCTAATACCTTGATACATTTCCCCGCCGTGCTATAGGATGCACGCAGGAGATGGCATTCCTCCTCTAACCGCCTTGTGCTGATGATGCCTACGTGAATCCTGAACAAGGCGCGTAGGTGTGCGCCTTGTTCCTTATGAGAACAGGCCCTTGAATACGACCTACCAGCTCCCCTTCGATAAAACCTCGCGCCCCTGGCATCAGCCTGCTCTCCAATGGTCGGGAGCGTTACGCCTATGCTGAAGTCAATTTTCGCCATCGCTTTCGGAGCGTCCGTAGGCGCGTTGATGCGCTGGCAATTAGGCATGAAGCTCAACTCGGTGTTTCCGACGCTTCCCCCCGGTACGGTGGTCGCCAACATGGTCGGTGGCTACATCATCGGTCTGGCAGTGGCATTCTTTGCGGCAACCCCGACCCTCAGTGCCGAGTGGAGACTGCTGGTCATCACCGGCTTTTGCGGTGGTCTGACCACGTTTTCCACTTTTTCGGCCGAGACCATTATTTTGATTCAACAAGGGCGGCTGCTCTGGGCGCTCAGTTCGATCGCCGTGCATGTACTCGGCTCCCTTGCGATGACCGCACTAGGATTGCTGACCTTTCAACTCATCAGCGGACGCTGAAGGAAGACCCCATGAATGGCTTTCAAGTGATTTTCTACACCCAGCAGAACCGTCGCCATGACGGGAAAATGCTCGGGGAATGGATTGTCGACCTGGCAAAAGAACTGGGTCTGCGTGGCGCAACAATGGTGTCTGGCATCGAGGGGTTTGGGCACACAGGCAAGATCCATTCAGCTCACTTTTTCGAGCTGGCCGATCAACCGATGGAAGTACGACTGGCAATGACTGACGAGGAGGACCAGCGGCTATTTGAGCGTTTGGCCATCGAAGACGTCGCATTGTTTTATATCAAGATGCCCATTGAACTGGGCTTTGTCGGTAAAGCCGTGGAAAAATCCAACTAATCCCTTACACCTGAGCTTTTCAGGTATCCCGGCATCACAGCGCGTCATCTTAAAAAGTCCGCATTGTCGTTGGATTCTTAGACTGCCACCGTGGCGCATTGACGCCTCGGCGTGGACGAGTCCATCCAATGACCGTCAGGGTTGAAGTTCAGTCAGGATGCGATAAGCCAGGCGAACTCGGGCTTCATTGGGAAAGTTCTTGTTCGCGAGCATCACGATACCGAGCTTTTTCGCTGGCACGAACGCCACATACGCACCAAATCCGTTGGTTGATCCGGTCTTGTTTATCCAGACAGATTGCTGCGGCGGCAGAGGCGGATTTAGCGCTGTGACGGCGTTGCTCTCGTATGCCATCTTGTTCGAGTTGCCTTCCAATAATGCGTCCAGTGAGACTGGATAGCGGTATTGCTCCCAGATCAGGTCCTGCGTCATGGCCCTCAACTGGAAGTAACCGGTGTGGGTGTCGGCCATCGCGCGCTTGAGCAATGGACTCGTTTCTGCAAGGCCCATGTTGGCTTCGACGAAGCGAATCATGTCTTTGGAAGTCGTTTTCACCCCGTAGGCTTGGGCGCCGAGCACGCCAAGACTGAGTCTGACGGGCTTGTCGTTCTTGTCGTAGCCTTGAGCGTAGGCGGGCAACTTGTTCGCCGGAACGGTGATGAAGCTGTTGGGCATGCCGAGTTCGGGAAACAGCCGATGCTCCAAGGCTTGGTCGAAAGGCATTCCCATGCTCTTGGCGGCAGTCATTCCGAGCATTCCGACGCTTGGGTTGGCATAGGTTCTGTAGGTGCCGGGGGCAAACGTCGGTTGCCATGCTTTGAAGTACGCCATCATCTGCGTGGCGTTCTGTATGTCATCGGGAAACTGCAGTGGGAAACCGCCGGCCGTATGCGTCGCCAGATTGATCAGTGTCACGTTGTCAAACGGGCTGCCCTTGAGTTCAGGCACATAGGCGCTTGGGCGATCAGTCAGCAGTAGCTTGCCGCTGGCTTGAGCGTAAGTCGCCAGGGTTGCCGTGAACGTCTTACTGATCGAACCTATTTCAAACAGCGTACTGTTGCTAACCGGCTGCTGCGTTTCTCTGGAGGCAACGCCATAGTTGTAGAACTGCGGCTTGCCGTCCACGGTGATTGCGATGGCCAATCCAGAGACTTTATACCGCTGCATGACATCCTGAGCGGCGTCTTTAACGAGGGTATCGATCTCTTGTTGTCCGGCATTCGCCACGCCAACACTGCCGAAAAAGACGCAACTGCTTAACAGACATAGGCCGCGGAGTGTTTCCATCATGCACATTTGAATGTTCCTTATTCATTGTTATTTGATCGAGTTCAATTCCAGCAACCCACGCTCCCAAATCTGTCGAGTCCTGACCCAGACGATTTCCTGCCAGTCTTTATCCGCCGGATAAAACTGCTCCAACAGACCGAGCTTGATGTCTCGTCCGACGTTATCAAGGGGATCACCGTACAGGTGCAGCCATTGATCGTCGCGCAGGTGGCGATGAACAACTTCGCCCGGATAGGTGCCGCATTCGATGACGAAGGGCATCATGCGAACCTGGGGCAACGCATCGATCAGGGCTTGCGAGGTGTAACCGGTTGCGGTGGCTGCGATTCCGGTTTCACTCAAATGTTCGGCACCGGTCAGCAGGGTGTAGAGCCAAGGACCGTAGGCCGCCTGGGCATCGGCTAATGCGAAGTAGGCCCGCTCGGCGATGGTCAATAACATCGGATGACCGTAAGCACCTGCGCCGGTATGCAGGTCAAAACACATGACTGTTTTGGCGTTTGAAAGATGTTTCTGGATGATGGCGTGCAGAGTTGTATTAGACCAACTGGGCGACAGTCCGCCGTAAAACAGTCCATCCGGATGACTGTGTTGGCCGCCTTCGACAATCGACATCACCGTCGGCCAGCCGTGTTTTTGGACCTGCTCATCGAGCAACGCATCGGCGCGTTCTCGCAGCGGTCCGCGCAATTCAGTGCACGCGTAGATGTAATGAAGTGCGGCGTAGGCGTGGTTGGCTGGCAGTGGACGATTGAAGTCGAGATGATTTCGGTTCAGGTCGATATTGTCTTCGTTGACCCGGCGCAGCCAAGCGGTGCCCCATGGATTGATCAAATGGATCATCACGATGGCCGTGTCAGAGGGCAGTGGGCGACCGCCCAGCAGTTGTAGCCATTGAGCCTGGCAATTGGAGCCGTAGAAGCCTTCAACCCCGTGGGTTCCGCTGATTGCGACTAACAAGCGAGAGGCGCCGGGATCGCCGAGCACCGCTACGTCGGTGCTTAACGGCTCGCCGAAGGGGCCTGGAAGCGGGTGCGAATATTCAGTGAGGCTCGCGCCCGCAGCCGTCGCCGCCGCTAAAAACTGTTCACGTTGAGCGCGGTAACTGACGTGTGTCGGAAAGTCGGTGTGCATATCGGCCCCTTATGGTCTGCGAGCCAGTCTATTTTGATCGGCCGATGGACACCATACTTCCAACGCAGCGAACCAGACTTCTTTAGGTAATCAACCGCCCACGCTACGGCGACTGCGGCGTAATTGCGTGTCCGATTTGAACCCGGCTATCTCGGCTGCCTGTGTGACGTTTTTTCCGGACATCAACGCAATCTCAGCCACCGCCAAGCGGATGCTGCGCAGGTAGTGCAGCGGTGAAATGCCGGAGTGAAGGGCGAACAAGCGCGTCAGGTGTCGGGACGACGTGCAACTGACGGCGGCCATGGCCTGCAGCGTCCAGTCTGCCTGAGGGGTTTGGTTGATTGCGTCTTGCAGGCGATGCAACGCCGGGTGCATATGGTGTCGATATTTCAGAAAGGGAGAAATAGCCGGGTCGTCCACACCTCGGCGTAACGCAACGACCATGGTTTCAGCGATGCGGGCGGCCAGCGGTGCGCCGCAGACCTGTCCGACCATGTGTAGCGCAAGGTCGATGCCGGTGGTAATACCCGCACTAGAGTAAACCGAAGGCTGCGTTGAGCGGGGCGAAGCTTTCGTCGGTATTTCCAACCAGAATGATCCAGGTGGGATGACGCAGGGTTTGCGGCAGCGGCTCAATGTGCGCGAGCATGATACCAACCGAAGAACGCATCTCCGTTTGCGGCCCCACCGCTCGGACCGCAAAACTGGGAGGTTTGCCCATCCGTCCGAGGGACTGGTTAGCCAGCCGAAACGCTTGCGCCGGGCCAGCCCAATCCAACAGAACGCTATCCGGCAAAAGGACGAACAAGACCTCGATAAGCAACTGGCCGTCGTGGGTCATCGATGTTCTGCAGCGATGGCGCCAATGGTTGCGATCAACTGGGCTTGCGTGGGCGGATCGACCGGACGATGCCGAACCACCGCGCTCATGGGGTTCTGAGCCAGCGTACTGCCGCCGACATCGACATGGGACGGACGAACCGGGCGCGGAGCAAAGCCGCCACCACAATTGGGGCAGACATTGCCCAACACCTTATCCACGCAGTCCGCGCAAAACGTGCACTCATACGAGCAAATCATCGCCTGGGCACTGTCGGCAGGTAGTGCAACATTGCAGTGTTCGCAGCTCGGTCTGAGTTCAAGCATGGAAGTCTCCATAACGCTAAAAGTTACCCATCAGCCGACCCACAGGCTGGTTCGGCCATGGCGCCATTATTCGTCAACATCCGGGTATGTTCCAGCCAAAACCGGCTCGGTTTCGAACACTTTAGGACATCGCCGTTAACGCCTCAAAAACAGGCTAATTCTTGCGTAACTTAGCCGTCCCTGCTGGCCCCGCGTGGCTCATAATGGCCGCGTATTTTGCCTTCCGGCATGGCGTGATTGAGGCGACATTGATGTCAACACCCGCTCCCCTTTCAAATCCCGGTAAAACCAGCCTGTTAGACCGTGTTTCATGGCCCGATATCATTGCCGGATTGTCGCTGGCGGGCTTGTTGCTGCCAGAAGCGGTGGCATACTCGAGTATCGCCAACCTGCCCCCACAAGCCGGGGTCATTGCCTTGTTCGCCGGGCTGGTGTGCTACGGCTTAATGGGTACCAGTCGATTTGCTATCGTTTCCGCCACCTCGTCTTCAGCGGCGGTGCTGGCCGCCGCTTCAGCTACCATGGCTGGACCGGACAACGGCCTGAGGCTGATGATTGCGGTAGCGTTGGTCCTCGTGACGGGGTTGTTTTTCACCTTCGCCGGGCTGGCACGAGCAGGCAGCATGTCGGCGTTTATCGCTAAGCCGGTGTTGCGCGGTTTTGCCTTCGGCCTGGCGATTGTGATCATTTTCAAACAGGTCGCCAGTGTGGTGGGCGTTCACCCGCAACACAGTGACCTAGTGCGTTTCCTCGCGGAATTATTTGGCGAAATCGGCCAATGGAATTGGGCTGCTGGGGCAGTGGCGCTGGTGGCGTGGGGGCTTCTGCTGCTGTTCGCCCGGATACCACGTTTGCCCGGAGGCCTAGTGGTGATCGTCATCGGCATTGCCGCCGGTCAATGGTTGAATCTGGCGCAATATGGTGTCGGTCTGGTGGGCACTATCGACCTGCAACTGACCGCCCCGACACTGCCTTCGTTGTCGTACGCGCAATGGCTGCGCATCGGTGAGCTGAGCGTCGCCATGCTGCTGATCCTCTACGCAGAGTCTTATGGTTCGATCCGTAGCTTCGCAATGAAGTATGGCGACAAT
This window contains:
- a CDS encoding DUF2817 domain-containing protein, with product MHTDFPTHVSYRAQREQFLAAATAAGASLTEYSHPLPGPFGEPLSTDVAVLGDPGASRLLVAISGTHGVEGFYGSNCQAQWLQLLGGRPLPSDTAIVMIHLINPWGTAWLRRVNEDNIDLNRNHLDFNRPLPANHAYAALHYIYACTELRGPLRERADALLDEQVQKHGWPTVMSIVEGGQHSHPDGLFYGGLSPSWSNTTLHAIIQKHLSNAKTVMCFDLHTGAGAYGHPMLLTIAERAYFALADAQAAYGPWLYTLLTGAEHLSETGIAATATGYTSQALIDALPQVRMMPFVIECGTYPGEVVHRHLRDDQWLHLYGDPLDNVGRDIKLGLLEQFYPADKDWQEIVWVRTRQIWERGLLELNSIK
- a CDS encoding helix-turn-helix domain-containing protein; this translates as MVGQVCGAPLAARIAETMVVALRRGVDDPAISPFLKYRHHMHPALHRLQDAINQTPQADWTLQAMAAVSCTSSRHLTRLFALHSGISPLHYLRSIRLAVAEIALMSGKNVTQAAEIAGFKSDTQLRRSRRSVGG
- a CDS encoding SulP family inorganic anion transporter, with product MSTPAPLSNPGKTSLLDRVSWPDIIAGLSLAGLLLPEAVAYSSIANLPPQAGVIALFAGLVCYGLMGTSRFAIVSATSSSAAVLAAASATMAGPDNGLRLMIAVALVLVTGLFFTFAGLARAGSMSAFIAKPVLRGFAFGLAIVIIFKQVASVVGVHPQHSDLVRFLAELFGEIGQWNWAAGAVALVAWGLLLLFARIPRLPGGLVVIVIGIAAGQWLNLAQYGVGLVGTIDLQLTAPTLPSLSYAQWLRIGELSVAMLLILYAESYGSIRSFAMKYGDNVSPNRDLLALGAANLLSGLFHGMPVGAGYSATSANEAAGATSRLAGWSAALILLIVVLTLLPSIALLPEPVLAAIVVQAVSHTLRPSVFAPNFILHRDRTVVIAAVLAVLALGVMDGLLAAIAVSLVMMLRRMSESSVTILGQLNHGHDFVSRALHPNAQAVSHILILRPDTALFFANAERVLAQIRNYITAAGDTVHTLIISLEESPDLDSSSVEALTEFCTALISEDKHLLFARLKPPVQQVLVRAAIPGLPIETLCALSVDDAVNVAQRLYP
- the crcB gene encoding fluoride efflux transporter CrcB; this translates as MLKSIFAIAFGASVGALMRWQLGMKLNSVFPTLPPGTVVANMVGGYIIGLAVAFFAATPTLSAEWRLLVITGFCGGLTTFSTFSAETIILIQQGRLLWALSSIAVHVLGSLAMTALGLLTFQLISGR
- a CDS encoding DUF1272 domain-containing protein encodes the protein MLELRPSCEHCNVALPADSAQAMICSYECTFCADCVDKVLGNVCPNCGGGFAPRPVRPSHVDVGGSTLAQNPMSAVVRHRPVDPPTQAQLIATIGAIAAEHR
- a CDS encoding DUF190 domain-containing protein produces the protein MNGFQVIFYTQQNRRHDGKMLGEWIVDLAKELGLRGATMVSGIEGFGHTGKIHSAHFFELADQPMEVRLAMTDEEDQRLFERLAIEDVALFYIKMPIELGFVGKAVEKSN
- the ampC gene encoding class C beta-lactamase, producing the protein MQMCMMETLRGLCLLSSCVFFGSVGVANAGQQEIDTLVKDAAQDVMQRYKVSGLAIAITVDGKPQFYNYGVASRETQQPVSNSTLFEIGSISKTFTATLATYAQASGKLLLTDRPSAYVPELKGSPFDNVTLINLATHTAGGFPLQFPDDIQNATQMMAYFKAWQPTFAPGTYRTYANPSVGMLGMTAAKSMGMPFDQALEHRLFPELGMPNSFITVPANKLPAYAQGYDKNDKPVRLSLGVLGAQAYGVKTTSKDMIRFVEANMGLAETSPLLKRAMADTHTGYFQLRAMTQDLIWEQYRYPVSLDALLEGNSNKMAYESNAVTALNPPLPPQQSVWINKTGSTNGFGAYVAFVPAKKLGIVMLANKNFPNEARVRLAYRILTELQP
- a CDS encoding RNA polymerase sigma factor, translating into MTDRNSDITATVLRERTKLGNFIRRRVRDATEAEDILQDVFYEFVQAYRLPATIEQASAWLFRVARNRIIDRFRKKKELPISGMNEDLDGDDEAYRLDLALPSMDAGPDAVFARSVVLNALQDALDELPENQRDVFIAHEIAGISFKEIAAQSGVAVNTLLARKRYAVLHLRSRLQTVYDELDS